The proteins below are encoded in one region of Helianthus annuus cultivar XRQ/B chromosome 2, HanXRQr2.0-SUNRISE, whole genome shotgun sequence:
- the LOC110900746 gene encoding uncharacterized protein LOC110900746: MARRTVYDQATTGFAGGNSIITLPEIPNDRSWQIPSYIMNAITNSCQFHGRDDEDAPAHINRITRLCSTFSIEGVNLDARYLQVFPFSLAGRAAVWFDSQPTGTFTTWAGLRDAFLAKYFPPAKASRLRDQIHSFRMEPDEPYHLAWERFQTLITRCSQHGLSDWALVEKFYNGLTPEIRACFDTSAGGQLMGKKTVAECNDLFESFAHSDMDYSTTSRTSIPVRTTSAGRGVNQVSLDPTVAAVVETLRQEFRQELSEIKKKVDRCEVCRGGHDTIDCPTITLEQVEYIAGQSRGPTNPFNNSNSNWCGSGNSSGYRSSGNPPGFPSSQYQSRGPGIYTNSGSGQFSGSGLSGQFSSGGPTQESQGSGKAPEVSTNRLEEMFAQMMTQTTTFMKNQEQTNKNNELQFKNQQAALLDLQRTVGGLAKQLQEHPPGQFSGNTFPNPANQSTKAITTRSGKSLGEVMREREVEEVEEEVDEEIEMEAPGKINLPFIEALQSMPKYAKFLKDLLKRKERIGELSNIPLTGGCSAVVLNKLPEKLTDPGTFTIPCFFGGAVIPAHALADLGASINLMPFSLYERLGLGELTPTRMSLSLADRSIKYPRGIVENLLVKVDRFVFPVDFVVLDMEADERVPIILGRPFLRTAKAIIDVFDGKISLRAGDEIVTFEIDRAMQHPSGRDDDIGPGADLVGEGVVDEHDEEEEQLDESGELSAEPLELDAISDESTPVEIPPPFRT, encoded by the exons ATGGCCCGTAGGACAGTTTACGACCAGGCTACCACCGGCTTCGCCGGTGGTAATTCCATCATCACCCTTCCAGAGATCCCGAACGATCGGTCTTGGCAGATTCCATCCTACATTATGAACGCCATCACCAATTCCTGCCAGTTCCATGGTCGTGACGACGAAGATGCCCCCGCGCATATCAATCGCATCACTCGTCTCTGCAGCACCTTCTCCATCGAGGGTGTCAATCTTGATGCTAGGTATCTTCAGGTTTTTCCGTTCTCACTCGCTGGACGCGCAGCCGTCTGGTTCGATTCCCAGCCTACTGGCACTTTCACTACTTGGGCAGGCCTTCGCGATGCATTTTTAGCCAAGTATTTTCCGCCAGCCAAGGCGTCTCGCCTTCGTGACCAGATTCACTCATTTCGTATGGAGCCCGATGAGCCGTATCACTTAGCTTGGGAGCGTTTTCAGACCCTGATTACCCGTTGTTCTCAGCATGGTCTATCTGATTGGGCGTTAGTAGAGAAATTCTACAATGGTCTTACTCCTGAGATTAGAGCGTGCTTCGATACTTCAGCAGGAGGTCAGCTTATGGGAAAGAAGACGGTGGCGGAGTGCAATGATTTGTTTGAGAGTTTTGCCCACTCCGATATGGACTACAGTACTACCAGCAGGACTTCCATTCCTGTGCGTACCACCTCAGCCGGTCGAGGGGTAAACCAAGTTAGCTTGGATCCAACGGTAGCTGCTGTAGTTGAGACTTTGAGGCAGGAGTTTAGGCAGGAGTTGAGTGAGATAAAGAAGAAAGTCGATAGGTGTGAGGTTTGTCGAGGAGGGCATGATACTATAGATTGTCCTACGATCACTCTTGAGCAGGTAGAGTACATAGCCGGTCAATCTAGGGGTCCCACGAATCCGTTCAATAATTCTAATTCCAACTGGTGCGGTAGTGGTAATTCGAGTGGTTATCGTTCGTCTGGAAATCCTCCTGGATTTCCATCTAGTCAGTATCAGAGTAGAGGGCCCGGTATTTACACGAATTCTGGTTCAGGGCAGTTTAGTGGGTCAGGTTTGAGTGGTCAGTTTTCGAGTGGAGGACCGACTCAGGAGAGTCAGGGTAGTGGGAAGGCTCCTGAGGTTAGTACGAACAGGTTGGAGGAGATGTTCGCCCAGATGATGACACAGACCACGACGTTCATGAAAAATCAGGAGCAGACTAACAAAAATAACGAGCTCCAGTTCAAGAATCAGCAGGCCGCCCTCCTCGATCTTCAGAGGACAGTAGGCGGGCTTGCTAAGCAGTTACAGGAGCACCCACCGGGTCAGTTTTCGGGAAACACTTTCCCGAATCCCGCGAATCAGTCAACGAAGGCGATTACGACCCGTAGTGGGAAGAGTTTGGGAGAGGTTATGAGAGAAAGAGAGGTTGAAGAAGTAGAGGAGGAGGTCGATGAGGAGATCgagatggaggctccaggcaag ATCAATCTTCCGTTCATCGAGGCGCTTCAGTCTATGCCTAAGTACGCAAAATTCCTTAAAGATCTTTTGAAGCGTAAGGAGAGAATCGGTGAGCTTTCGAATATTCCATTGACAGGAGGTTGTTCCGCGGTAGTCTTGAATAAGCTACCAGAGAAGTTGACCGACCCTGGCACATTCACGATTCCATGTTTCTTTGGGGGAGCCGTTATCCCTGCTCACGCCTTAGCCGATTTAGGGGCCAGCATCAATCTGATGCCATTCTCGTTGTATGAGCGACTTGGTCTAGGAGAGCTTACACCCACGCGCATGTCATTGTCCTTGGCTGACCGATCAATCAAGTATCCTCGTGGGATAGTAGAGAATTTGTTGGTTAAGGTTGATAGGTTTGTGTTCCCAGTAGATTTTGTTGTGCTCGATATGGAGGCCGATGAGAGAGTTCCTATTATTCTGGGCCGTCCATTCCTTCGAACCGCAAAGGCGATCATCGACGTCTTTGACGGTAAGATTTCTCTTCGTGCGGGTGACGAGATTGTCACATTCGAGATTGATAGAGCGATGCAGCATCCTAGCGGTCGAGATGATGATATCGGACC TGGAGCTGATTTAGTAGGCGAGGGAGTTGTTGACGAGCATGATGAGGAGGAGGAGCAGTTGGATGAGAGTGGTGAGTTGAGTGCTGAGCCTTTAGAGCTCGATGCGATTAGTGATGAGAGTACTCCCGTAGAGATTCCACCGCCTTTTAGAACGTAA